The Crocosphaera subtropica ATCC 51142 genome includes a window with the following:
- a CDS encoding VOC family protein, protein MSDLGLTHIALEVTDIDKSIEFYQKYARMKIVHRRVDEKTQVDVAWISDLTRPFVIVLLKMPKIKGKLLPQSHLGVALESREMVDLYCQEASAEGLLIDGPNDWGFPVGYWAYLQDPDGHTLEISFGQMIKFTVEQSI, encoded by the coding sequence ATGTCTGATTTAGGGTTAACTCATATTGCTTTAGAGGTAACTGATATTGACAAAAGTATTGAATTTTATCAAAAGTATGCCCGTATGAAAATTGTGCATCGTCGAGTTGATGAAAAAACTCAAGTTGATGTTGCTTGGATTAGTGATTTAACCCGCCCTTTTGTAATTGTTTTATTAAAAATGCCAAAAATAAAGGGTAAACTACTTCCACAATCTCATCTAGGTGTTGCCTTAGAAAGTCGAGAAATGGTTGATCTTTATTGTCAGGAAGCTTCAGCAGAAGGACTCTTAATTGATGGGCCGAATGATTGGGGGTTTCCTGTTGGTTATTGGGCTTATTTACAAGATCCTGACGGGCATACTTTAGAGATTTCTTTTGGTCAGATGATTAAATTCACAGTCGAACAATCCATTTAA
- the lnt gene encoding apolipoprotein N-acyltransferase yields the protein MKVLLTAISGLLMGLTTAPFSAFYLAWIALIPLWLFIVSNDNKYTKKKSFLTNILINKKTAIAFVWGFAYHGFGLFWITGIHPMTWMGVPWLFSLLIALFCWLFITIWGAILVTVWSIIFRLFIGKKGTIIKNNYWEAIIRVIFGVAIWCLLELLWNQGALWWTSLSYTQSPNNLIILQLTKLSGYSTVTAAIVGINGLLAESILVYYQNKKQFLLLFFTSLIGITALHLGGIYLYKQPLVNNVDKAINVGIIQGNIPNTIKLYPEGLRKAIEGYTTGYKKLSDQDVDLIITPETALPFNLDYIVNNSSFYRAILEQQVPVILGAFGSQNTSYTNSLFMIDKTGDVLSRFDKVKLVPLGEYIPFEDILGKLINRLSPLDSHLKAGTTDQKFNTPFGQAITGICYESAFSEHFRRQAKAGGQFIITASNNAHYSQIMPAQHHAQDVIRAIETDRWMARATNTGYSAIVNPKGDTLWISDINTYELHQGIIYPRNTRTLYVQWGDWLTFSLSIIAGILWLIKLIL from the coding sequence ATGAAAGTTTTATTAACTGCCATCAGTGGTTTATTAATGGGCTTAACAACGGCTCCTTTTTCTGCTTTCTATTTAGCTTGGATAGCATTAATTCCGTTATGGTTATTCATTGTATCAAATGATAATAAATATACTAAGAAAAAGTCATTCCTTACCAATATTCTTATTAATAAAAAAACAGCGATCGCTTTTGTTTGGGGATTCGCTTATCATGGGTTTGGTTTATTTTGGATTACGGGTATTCATCCTATGACTTGGATGGGGGTTCCTTGGCTTTTTAGTTTATTAATTGCTCTTTTTTGTTGGTTATTTATTACCATTTGGGGGGCTATATTAGTTACAGTTTGGTCAATTATTTTTCGTTTGTTTATTGGCAAAAAGGGAACAATAATTAAAAATAATTACTGGGAAGCGATTATAAGGGTTATTTTTGGGGTCGCTATTTGGTGTCTATTAGAATTATTGTGGAATCAGGGCGCATTATGGTGGACTTCTTTATCTTATACCCAAAGTCCTAATAATTTAATTATTTTACAACTAACAAAATTATCAGGTTATTCCACTGTCACTGCTGCTATTGTGGGAATTAATGGATTATTGGCAGAGTCTATTTTAGTTTATTATCAAAACAAAAAACAATTTTTACTATTATTTTTTACTTCTTTGATAGGAATTACTGCGTTACATCTAGGGGGAATTTATTTATATAAACAACCTTTAGTTAATAATGTAGATAAAGCGATCAATGTCGGTATTATTCAAGGCAATATTCCTAATACGATCAAACTGTATCCTGAAGGGTTGAGAAAAGCCATTGAAGGTTATACTACGGGATATAAAAAACTCAGTGACCAAGACGTTGATTTGATTATTACCCCAGAAACAGCTTTACCCTTTAATTTAGATTACATTGTTAATAATAGTTCTTTTTACCGTGCTATTTTAGAGCAACAAGTTCCTGTTATTCTTGGGGCATTTGGTAGTCAAAATACAAGTTATACGAATAGTCTATTTATGATAGATAAAACAGGAGATGTTTTAAGTCGTTTTGATAAAGTCAAATTAGTTCCCCTTGGGGAATATATTCCCTTTGAAGATATTTTAGGAAAATTAATTAATAGATTATCTCCCTTAGATAGTCATTTAAAAGCAGGAACAACTGACCAAAAATTTAACACACCGTTTGGTCAAGCAATCACAGGAATTTGTTATGAATCTGCTTTTAGTGAACATTTTCGTCGTCAAGCAAAAGCAGGAGGACAGTTTATAATTACGGCTTCTAATAATGCCCATTATAGTCAAATTATGCCGGCACAACATCATGCACAAGATGTTATTCGCGCCATTGAAACTGATAGATGGATGGCAAGGGCAACTAATACCGGTTATTCTGCTATTGTTAATCCAAAAGGGGACACTTTATGGATATCAGATATTAATACTTATGAATTACATCAAGGGATAATTTATCCTAGAAATACGAGAACTTTATATGTTCAATGGGGAGACTGGTTAACTTTTAGTTTAAGTATTATTGCAGGGATATTATGGTTAATCAAGTTGATTCTATGA
- a CDS encoding universal stress protein: MLSQNNITPSLLSVSHRGKHRIYIGMAPGVGKTYRMLQDAQALKEQGTDVVIGLLETHNREETAEQAEGLERIPLLAVNYQNISLKEMNVDGILARSPQLVLVDELAHTNVPGSLHEKRYQDVEYLLESGLNVFSTVNIQHLESLKDLVIKITGISVRERIPDRLLDEADEVVVVDITPEILQERLQDGKIYDLHKIEQSLNNFFQYRNLVALRELALREVADNLEELSTEKSGKESSNGVQERILVTISTNPNSSRLIRRGARLVSQLKGRLYVLFVSHPEQFLSKNDTLYLEMCEQLCQSLGGEFLQITHVDVVKAIAETAKQYHITQIVIGQTQQSRWKLFLQGSIVQRLIRHLKEIDLHIIALPVL, encoded by the coding sequence ATGCTCAGTCAAAACAACATAACTCCATCCTTGTTGTCAGTTTCTCATCGAGGAAAACACCGAATTTATATCGGTATGGCTCCCGGTGTCGGCAAAACTTACCGAATGCTTCAAGATGCTCAAGCGCTCAAAGAACAAGGTACTGATGTCGTCATCGGGTTACTGGAAACCCATAATCGAGAAGAAACCGCAGAACAAGCAGAAGGATTAGAAAGAATTCCTTTATTAGCAGTCAATTATCAAAATATATCCCTAAAAGAGATGAATGTTGACGGGATTTTAGCTCGTTCACCTCAACTTGTTTTAGTGGATGAATTGGCACATACGAATGTTCCTGGTTCTTTGCACGAAAAACGCTATCAAGATGTAGAATATCTTTTAGAATCGGGGCTAAACGTTTTTTCTACCGTTAACATTCAGCATTTAGAAAGTTTAAAAGACTTAGTGATAAAAATTACGGGAATTAGTGTTAGAGAACGAATTCCTGATCGATTATTAGATGAAGCAGATGAAGTTGTTGTCGTCGATATAACTCCCGAAATCTTACAAGAAAGACTTCAAGATGGCAAAATCTACGATTTACATAAAATAGAACAGTCTTTAAACAATTTTTTCCAGTATCGCAATTTAGTTGCCTTGCGCGAATTAGCTTTACGAGAAGTTGCCGATAATCTTGAAGAATTGTCTACTGAAAAATCGGGAAAGGAAAGTTCTAATGGAGTTCAAGAACGCATTTTAGTTACAATATCTACTAACCCTAACTCATCCCGTTTAATTCGTCGGGGTGCCAGATTAGTCAGTCAATTAAAGGGACGACTTTACGTCTTATTTGTTTCCCATCCTGAGCAGTTTTTAAGCAAGAATGATACCCTTTATCTTGAAATGTGTGAACAATTATGTCAATCACTCGGAGGAGAATTTTTACAGATAACCCATGTTGATGTAGTCAAAGCGATCGCGGAGACAGCGAAACAATATCATATTACCCAAATTGTCATCGGACAAACTCAACAATCTCGTTGGAAGTTGTTCCTTCAAGGTTCAATTGTACAACGACTTATTAGACATCTTAAAGAGATTGATTTACATATTATTGCTCTTCCCGTTTTGTGA
- the kdpB gene encoding potassium-transporting ATPase subunit KdpB, giving the protein MKTEQKSKLPHQPSRSNHRQQKKRKRVNTQGLYKRAIKDAFIKLNPRIMLKNPVMFVVWVETIITALLTLNPALFGTVSGENQRLFNGLVTIILFLTVLFANFAEAVAEGRGKAQADSLRSTKGDTIAHRLLNGSTEEVSSTELRKGDRVKVSTGEMIPADGEVLEGVASVDESAITGESAPVLKEPGSDVASSVTGGTKVISDELIIKVTADPGKGFLERMISLVEGAERSKTPNEIALTVLLAVLTQVLLVVVATIPPIANYVGSPVGIVTLVALLVALIPTTIGGLLSAIGIAGMDRVAQFNVVATSGRAVEACGDINTLVLDKTGTITLGNRLAEEFISVNGHSQQEVAEIALASSLFDNTPEGKSIVKLAKQLGAKTDFRETEAEGVEFSARTRMSGTNLPDGSEARKGAVDAIKGFVRSRGGDFKADLDHAYEKVSRLGGTPLAVALNGEVYGVIYLKDIIKPGMRERFDQLRRMGVRSVMLTGDNRITASVIAQEAGVDDYIAEATPEDKIRVIQQEQGKGKLVAMTGDGTNDAPALAQANVGLAMNSGTQAAKEAANMVDLDSDPTKLIDLVTIGKQLLITRGALTTFSLANDIAKYFAIIPAMFASLGLGSLNLMGLASAQSAILSALIYNALIIPILIPLALTGVKFRPLTANQLLQRNILIYGLGGIIAPFIGIKLIDWGIVAIGLV; this is encoded by the coding sequence ATGAAAACCGAACAAAAAAGCAAACTTCCTCATCAACCTTCCCGTTCTAACCACCGTCAACAGAAAAAGCGAAAACGAGTTAATACCCAAGGCTTATATAAACGAGCGATCAAAGACGCATTTATCAAGTTAAATCCCCGAATAATGCTCAAAAACCCCGTTATGTTCGTGGTTTGGGTGGAAACCATCATCACCGCCTTATTAACCCTCAACCCTGCTTTATTTGGGACAGTTTCAGGGGAAAATCAACGATTATTTAATGGATTGGTCACAATTATTCTATTTTTAACGGTTCTCTTTGCCAACTTTGCGGAAGCGGTTGCAGAAGGACGAGGAAAAGCCCAAGCTGACTCATTACGTTCCACCAAAGGGGATACCATTGCTCATCGCTTACTCAACGGTTCAACCGAGGAAGTTAGTTCTACGGAATTACGAAAAGGGGACAGAGTGAAAGTAAGTACAGGAGAAATGATACCAGCCGACGGAGAAGTGTTAGAAGGGGTTGCTTCTGTGGATGAATCAGCCATTACGGGGGAATCCGCTCCTGTTTTGAAAGAACCGGGATCTGATGTTGCCAGTTCCGTGACGGGAGGCACTAAAGTGATCTCAGATGAATTAATCATTAAAGTCACTGCCGACCCAGGCAAAGGCTTTTTAGAACGCATGATTTCTCTGGTAGAAGGGGCAGAAAGAAGCAAAACCCCGAACGAAATTGCTTTAACTGTCCTTCTAGCCGTTTTAACTCAAGTTTTGTTAGTGGTTGTTGCCACTATTCCCCCGATCGCTAATTATGTAGGGAGTCCTGTGGGTATTGTTACCTTAGTCGCCTTACTGGTTGCTCTCATTCCTACCACCATTGGCGGCCTATTAAGTGCTATTGGCATTGCAGGCATGGATAGAGTTGCCCAGTTTAACGTCGTAGCCACCTCTGGGAGAGCCGTAGAAGCCTGTGGGGACATCAATACCCTGGTTTTAGACAAAACAGGCACAATTACCCTAGGAAACCGTTTGGCAGAGGAATTTATTTCAGTTAATGGTCATTCTCAACAGGAAGTAGCCGAAATTGCTCTAGCGTCTAGTTTGTTTGATAATACGCCCGAAGGCAAATCTATCGTTAAATTGGCCAAGCAATTAGGAGCAAAAACCGATTTTAGAGAAACTGAAGCCGAAGGGGTTGAATTCTCCGCCAGAACTCGCATGAGTGGCACCAACTTGCCTGATGGTTCAGAAGCCCGAAAAGGGGCAGTTGATGCTATAAAAGGCTTTGTGCGCTCAAGAGGAGGGGATTTTAAGGCGGATCTCGATCATGCTTACGAAAAAGTCTCCCGCCTCGGGGGAACCCCCTTAGCCGTGGCTCTCAACGGGGAAGTTTATGGGGTGATTTATCTCAAGGATATTATTAAACCTGGAATGAGAGAACGGTTTGACCAGCTAAGACGCATGGGAGTCCGTAGTGTGATGTTAACGGGAGATAATCGTATTACTGCGTCTGTTATTGCCCAAGAAGCCGGGGTAGATGACTATATTGCCGAAGCGACTCCCGAAGACAAGATTCGGGTCATTCAACAAGAACAAGGAAAAGGGAAATTAGTTGCTATGACAGGGGACGGAACCAATGATGCACCCGCCCTAGCTCAAGCAAATGTGGGATTAGCCATGAATTCTGGCACACAAGCGGCGAAAGAAGCTGCAAATATGGTTGATTTGGACTCTGACCCCACGAAACTAATTGATTTAGTCACCATTGGTAAACAATTACTGATCACTAGAGGAGCATTAACCACTTTTTCCCTGGCGAATGATATTGCGAAGTATTTTGCGATTATTCCGGCGATGTTTGCCTCTCTAGGACTGGGAAGCCTCAATTTGATGGGATTAGCCAGCGCACAGTCCGCTATCCTCTCTGCTTTGATTTATAACGCCCTAATTATCCCGATTTTAATTCCCCTTGCTCTGACAGGGGTGAAATTTCGCCCTTTAACTGCCAATCAATTGTTACAACGCAATATCCTAATTTATGGGTTAGGGGGTATTATTGCGCCATTTATCGGCATTAAATTGATTGATTGGGGTATTGTTGCCATTGGATTAGTTTAA
- the kdpA gene encoding potassium-transporting ATPase subunit KdpA, with protein MIQGLIQIGFTLLILIIIVPIFGNYMAKVYLREKTILDSLLSPIEKLIYALSGVRSQREMTGWQYAKNVIFSNLVMGIFVFLIFSFQAILPLNPTELAAPTWDLALHTAISFITNTNQQHYSGETTYSYASQMLALGFLMFTSAGTGLAVAIAFIRGLTGRSLGNFYVDLTRSITRILLPISLISAIILLSQGVPETLAPPVSLTTLDGATQIIARGPVAHFESIKELGENGGGFFGINSSHPFENPNGLTNLIETLLMLSIPTSLIYTYGVIMGNKKQAWLLFWMVFIIYIFLVGITAIGEYQGNPLINNLLNTSQPNLEGKEIRFGWAQTALWAISTTGTMCGAVNGMHDSLMPLGGFSTLFNLFLQIIWGGQGTGTAYLFIFLILTVFLTGLMVGRSPEFLGRKIEKREIVLASVILLVHPFAILIPGAITLAFPEILSGISNSGFHGISQVIYEYASAAANNGSGFEGLGDNTLWWNLTTSVALLFGRYIPIIALLLLAESMRQKQPVPETRGTLRTDTGLFTGVTAGVILILGALTFLPVLASGPIAEALKLAS; from the coding sequence ATGATTCAAGGATTAATTCAAATAGGGTTTACCTTACTCATTTTAATAATCATTGTGCCGATTTTTGGCAATTATATGGCAAAGGTTTATCTTCGAGAGAAAACTATTTTAGATTCACTTCTATCACCCATAGAAAAGCTAATTTATGCTCTCAGTGGGGTTCGTTCTCAACGAGAAATGACCGGTTGGCAATACGCCAAAAATGTTATTTTTAGCAATTTAGTGATGGGGATTTTTGTATTTCTCATCTTCTCTTTTCAGGCAATATTACCTTTAAATCCAACGGAATTAGCCGCTCCAACTTGGGATTTAGCATTACATACGGCAATTTCTTTTATCACTAACACCAATCAACAACATTACTCAGGAGAAACCACCTATAGCTACGCTAGTCAAATGTTAGCATTAGGGTTTTTAATGTTTACTTCAGCCGGAACAGGATTAGCTGTTGCCATCGCCTTTATTCGAGGGTTAACAGGACGAAGTTTAGGCAATTTTTATGTAGATTTAACTCGTTCCATTACTCGAATTTTATTACCCATTTCTTTAATTAGTGCCATTATTTTACTCAGTCAAGGGGTTCCTGAAACCCTGGCTCCTCCTGTTAGTTTAACTACCTTAGACGGGGCAACTCAAATCATTGCCAGGGGGCCAGTTGCTCATTTTGAAAGTATTAAAGAACTAGGGGAAAATGGCGGGGGATTTTTTGGAATTAATTCATCTCATCCCTTTGAAAATCCCAATGGTTTAACTAACTTAATTGAAACCTTATTAATGCTATCAATTCCCACCTCTCTTATCTATACCTACGGCGTGATTATGGGAAATAAAAAGCAAGCTTGGTTACTGTTTTGGATGGTCTTTATTATCTACATTTTCTTAGTAGGAATAACCGCTATTGGTGAATATCAAGGTAATCCATTAATTAACAATTTATTAAACACATCACAGCCCAATTTAGAAGGGAAAGAAATCCGTTTTGGTTGGGCGCAAACCGCACTTTGGGCAATTAGTACCACAGGAACCATGTGCGGTGCTGTCAATGGTATGCACGATTCTTTGATGCCATTAGGAGGCTTTTCTACCCTTTTTAATCTGTTTTTACAAATTATCTGGGGTGGACAAGGGACAGGAACTGCTTATCTCTTCATATTTTTGATTCTCACTGTTTTTCTGACAGGGTTAATGGTCGGGCGATCGCCAGAATTCCTGGGACGTAAGATTGAAAAACGAGAGATTGTTCTCGCTAGTGTCATCCTCTTGGTGCATCCTTTCGCCATTCTTATTCCTGGGGCTATTACCCTTGCTTTTCCTGAAATTCTTTCTGGAATCAGTAATTCTGGCTTTCATGGAATTTCCCAAGTGATTTATGAATATGCCTCTGCGGCCGCCAATAACGGGTCAGGGTTTGAAGGGTTAGGAGACAATACCCTGTGGTGGAATTTGACTACAAGTGTTGCTCTATTATTCGGTCGATATATTCCCATTATTGCGCTATTGCTCCTAGCAGAAAGCATGAGGCAGAAACAGCCTGTTCCTGAAACAAGAGGAACCCTGAGAACAGATACAGGCTTATTTACTGGAGTAACCGCAGGCGTAATCCTCATTTTAGGGGCGTTAACCTTCTTACCCGTTTTAGCTTCAGGCCCCATTGCAGAAGCCTTGAAATTAGCCTCTTAA
- a CDS encoding Uma2 family endonuclease, with the protein MVTNHQFFYISPELYLKGERVSPIKHEYRKGQVYAMVGAKKPHVVLGINLATLLNLHLIDSPCLVLNSDIKVRLEAANCYYYPDVAVVCDEKEINSTDDFILYPILVIEVLSKSTEAFDRGDKFIDYQTCPTLQEYILVHQDQMKIECYSRNESGVWLEKIYNQGDEVMFSSIDYSLEIEEIYRKVPGLN; encoded by the coding sequence ATGGTAACAAATCACCAATTTTTTTATATCTCTCCTGAACTGTATTTAAAGGGAGAAAGAGTCAGTCCGATTAAGCATGAATATCGAAAAGGGCAAGTTTATGCAATGGTAGGCGCAAAAAAGCCTCATGTTGTTCTAGGAATCAATTTGGCAACGTTGTTAAATCTTCATCTTATAGATAGTCCCTGTCTTGTTCTAAATTCAGATATTAAAGTTAGATTAGAGGCAGCAAATTGTTATTATTATCCTGATGTTGCTGTTGTTTGTGATGAAAAAGAAATTAATAGTACCGATGATTTTATTCTTTATCCTATCTTAGTCATAGAAGTCTTATCCAAATCAACAGAAGCTTTTGATAGGGGTGATAAATTTATTGATTATCAAACTTGTCCCACTTTACAAGAATATATCTTAGTGCATCAAGATCAAATGAAAATCGAATGTTATTCTCGTAATGAATCAGGAGTTTGGTTAGAAAAAATTTATAACCAAGGAGATGAAGTGATGTTTTCTAGTATTGACTATTCCCTTGAAATTGAAGAAATTTATCGCAAAGTTCCAGGTTTAAATTAA
- a CDS encoding potassium-transporting ATPase subunit F, translated as MIKTTQLKPLITFLGKRISKQSLAISLFLALCLNTLFASTIYGATGATIARNTVYALGILLLVTISLSIYLFIVIFQPERF; from the coding sequence ATGATTAAAACAACACAATTGAAACCGTTGATTACTTTTTTAGGCAAAAGAATCTCAAAACAAAGCTTAGCCATTTCTCTTTTTTTAGCACTTTGTTTAAATACGCTATTTGCTTCGACAATTTATGGAGCAACAGGAGCCACCATTGCCCGTAATACTGTTTATGCTCTAGGCATACTTTTGCTAGTAACTATTAGCTTATCCATTTACTTATTCATTGTCATTTTTCAGCCGGAGCGATTTTAA
- a CDS encoding response regulator — protein MNGQKILIIDPDKTERLTITQYLEDANYQVFCAEEETLIYQILEKENIELVLLDIDANGISLLEQIILLYPGVRIIAISAHHNIAEAVNAMKLGAMDFLEKPHDYLNKPLSRETVQTLVLEALSRSFPAHGEHLDYDSLMTTAQEQFKDKNYETAQKLAKEALIIQPSRPDALNLLGEIIEKKGNTLEAIKLYRAAFDLDPTYEPARNNLDQATTFKQNYPRFTY, from the coding sequence ATGAACGGTCAAAAAATTTTGATAATTGATCCTGATAAAACCGAACGGTTAACGATTACCCAATATCTTGAAGACGCAAATTATCAAGTCTTTTGTGCGGAAGAAGAAACCTTAATTTATCAAATTCTTGAAAAGGAAAACATTGAGCTAGTGCTGCTTGATATTGATGCCAATGGTATCAGCTTATTAGAACAAATCATTCTTCTTTATCCTGGGGTGAGAATTATTGCTATTTCGGCTCATCATAATATTGCTGAAGCTGTTAATGCCATGAAATTAGGAGCAATGGATTTTCTGGAAAAACCCCATGACTATCTTAATAAACCCCTCAGCCGAGAAACTGTGCAAACCCTTGTCTTAGAAGCTTTGAGTCGTTCGTTTCCTGCTCATGGTGAACATTTAGACTATGACAGCTTAATGACCACAGCACAGGAGCAATTTAAAGATAAAAACTATGAAACGGCTCAAAAATTAGCCAAAGAAGCCCTAATTATTCAGCCTTCTCGCCCAGACGCTTTAAACCTGCTCGGAGAGATTATAGAAAAGAAAGGAAACACCCTCGAAGCCATTAAACTCTACCGTGCGGCCTTTGATCTTGATCCTACCTATGAACCGGCTCGAAATAATCTTGATCAAGCGACAACTTTTAAGCAAAATTATCCTCGATTCACATATTAA
- the kdpC gene encoding K(+)-transporting ATPase subunit C translates to MIKEIITAIRSSVILWILTALIYPFFLIFIGQTVFPYQANGSLIKNNQNQIIGSALIGQTFTSERYFISRPSVINYSEGEDAKPTGLSGASNLAPSNPELIQRVEQTIFNLKQAQIEPTADLVYTSGSGLDPHITLESARLQIPRIAASRNLDVNQLEILIKKHTNKRFLSIFGEPGVNVLTLNLALDEIS, encoded by the coding sequence ATGATTAAAGAGATAATTACTGCAATTCGGAGTAGCGTAATTTTGTGGATATTAACAGCATTAATTTATCCTTTTTTTCTGATTTTTATCGGTCAAACTGTTTTTCCTTATCAAGCTAATGGGAGTTTAATTAAAAACAATCAAAATCAGATAATTGGTTCAGCTTTAATCGGTCAAACTTTCACCTCAGAACGCTATTTTATATCTCGTCCTAGTGTCATTAATTACAGCGAAGGAGAAGACGCAAAACCGACAGGACTTTCTGGTGCCAGTAATTTAGCCCCCAGTAACCCTGAATTAATTCAACGAGTTGAACAGACAATATTTAATCTAAAACAAGCACAAATTGAACCGACTGCTGACCTAGTTTATACCTCTGGTTCGGGCTTAGATCCTCATATTACCCTCGAATCTGCCCGTCTACAAATACCTCGTATTGCAGCAAGTCGTAATCTTGATGTAAATCAATTAGAAATATTGATTAAAAAGCACACAAATAAACGCTTTTTAAGTATTTTTGGGGAACCTGGGGTTAATGTGCTAACGCTTAATTTAGCATTAGATGAAATTTCCTAA
- a CDS encoding response regulator transcription factor yields MTESNCLKILLVEDDELFRLGLVTRLQREVDLEIVAEANDGETAVELANQYLPDVVLLDIGLPGIGGVEACRQIKEQHPDLPILVLTSHSQTALIDRLIAIGVSGYCLKGIEAEHLVLALRSVAAGASWWDKLGTTEIYAEFSQKNPINTDETKLIANLLTQREQEILALIAAGKTNSEIAQVLHIATGTVRVHVHAILQKLDVRDRTQAAILALRMN; encoded by the coding sequence ATGACTGAATCTAATTGTTTAAAAATTCTTTTAGTTGAAGATGATGAACTCTTTAGACTAGGACTGGTTACTCGTCTTCAACGAGAAGTTGATCTCGAAATTGTCGCAGAAGCCAATGATGGAGAAACGGCGGTTGAATTGGCTAATCAATACTTGCCTGATGTGGTATTGTTAGATATTGGTTTACCAGGAATTGGCGGAGTTGAAGCCTGTCGTCAGATTAAAGAACAACATCCTGATTTACCAATTTTAGTGTTAACTTCCCATTCTCAAACTGCTTTAATTGACCGTTTAATTGCGATTGGTGTTAGTGGTTATTGTCTTAAAGGAATTGAAGCAGAACATCTGGTTTTAGCCTTACGTTCTGTCGCCGCAGGGGCATCTTGGTGGGATAAACTGGGTACAACAGAAATTTATGCAGAATTTTCTCAAAAAAACCCTATTAATACTGATGAAACTAAACTCATTGCAAACTTATTAACTCAAAGAGAACAAGAAATTCTGGCTTTAATTGCAGCAGGAAAAACGAATTCAGAAATTGCCCAAGTTCTGCACATTGCCACGGGTACAGTTCGGGTTCATGTTCATGCTATTTTACAAAAACTTGATGTCCGCGATCGCACTCAAGCTGCTATTTTAGCCCTTCGGATGAATTAG
- a CDS encoding sensor histidine kinase, whose translation MKRFFNFYNQKHSYFYGLILSIFAIVIVMEYTTPSAYVFGYLYIGAILLANTHRNRRVVTIITLAAANLTFFNLFIPTIKIYHLPTVANRLIAIIALLVTGWLSVRNRIYEEKIAYQQAKIQAQEQLFQIREDFVSTLTHDLKTPLLGAIETLKSFQLGLFGQVTPKQQKILEMMRHSHQSTLQLVETVLDIYRNDNEGLKLQKEPINLKELLEEIVATLTDFALSRRIHLNLTGENLWVEGDRFQLKRVFVNLLSNAINHSTRGSNVEILLQSKGDKQEVLFLDNGLGISPEDIPQLFERFYQSHHNRQTKGSGLGLYLSRQIIEAHQGKIWAENRSSQGAIFGCRLPGIVDSIYD comes from the coding sequence ATGAAACGCTTTTTTAACTTCTATAATCAAAAACATTCTTATTTTTATGGATTAATTTTATCAATTTTTGCCATTGTTATTGTGATGGAATACACAACCCCTTCTGCCTATGTTTTTGGCTATCTTTATATCGGGGCAATTTTATTGGCAAATACTCATCGCAATCGTCGAGTTGTGACCATTATAACCTTAGCTGCTGCTAATCTTACATTTTTCAATTTATTCATTCCCACTATTAAAATTTATCATTTACCTACTGTTGCCAATCGTCTGATTGCTATTATTGCACTTTTAGTAACAGGATGGCTAAGTGTTCGCAATCGAATCTATGAAGAAAAAATTGCCTATCAACAGGCAAAAATTCAAGCACAAGAACAACTTTTTCAAATACGAGAAGATTTTGTTTCTACCCTTACTCATGATTTAAAAACCCCTTTATTGGGTGCAATAGAAACCTTAAAATCTTTTCAATTAGGATTATTTGGTCAAGTAACCCCAAAACAGCAAAAAATTTTGGAAATGATGCGTCATTCTCATCAATCTACTTTACAATTAGTGGAAACAGTTCTCGATATTTATCGCAATGACAACGAAGGTTTAAAACTTCAAAAAGAACCTATTAATTTAAAGGAATTATTAGAAGAAATTGTCGCTACTTTAACTGATTTTGCTTTATCTCGGCGTATCCATCTTAATCTAACTGGAGAAAATCTTTGGGTAGAAGGGGATAGGTTTCAATTGAAACGGGTTTTTGTTAATCTTTTAAGTAATGCCATTAATCACTCTACTAGAGGCAGTAACGTAGAAATTTTGCTACAATCTAAAGGCGATAAACAAGAAGTCTTATTTCTCGATAATGGTTTAGGAATTAGTCCTGAAGATATCCCTCAATTATTTGAACGATTTTATCAAAGTCATCATAACCGTCAAACAAAAGGGTCAGGACTAGGACTTTATCTCAGTCGTCAAATTATTGAAGCACATCAAGGTAAAATATGGGCAGAAAATCGTTCTTCCCAAGGGGCAATTTTTGGCTGTCGTTTACCTGGTATAGTAGATAGTATTTATGACTGA